A single Diceros bicornis minor isolate mBicDic1 chromosome 7, mDicBic1.mat.cur, whole genome shotgun sequence DNA region contains:
- the LOC131407860 gene encoding olfactory receptor 8B8-like, with product MDIGNSSSVTEFILVGLTKYAEIQLPLFFLFLGIYVVTVAGNLSLVTLIGLNSHLHTPMYYFLFNLSLIDLCYSSVITPKLLENFASKMNTISYAGCMTQLFFYCFFVSAECYVLTVMAYDRYVAICKPLLYTVTMSPQVCSLLAVIVYVGAFIAAWAHTGCMLKLTFCDANTINHYMCDILPLLELSCSSTHINELVVLIVVGFNIVVPSLTITVSYSFILSSILHIRSTEGRSKAFSTCSSHVIVVSVFFGSGALMYLHPSSVLSMDQGKVSAVFYTIVVPMLNPLIYSFRNKEVKVALKKSLSRKSFS from the coding sequence ATGGACATTGGAAACAGTTCCTCAGTTACTGAATTTATCCTTGTGGGTTTAACCAAATATGCAGAGATCCAGCTGCCCCTGTTCTTCCTTTTCCTAGGAATCTACGTTGTCACTGTGGCAGGAAACCTGAGCTTGGTCACGCTAATTGGACTGAATTCTCACCTTCACACTCCCATGTACTACTTCCTCTTTAACTTATCCTTGATTGATCTCTGTTACTCTTCTGTCATCACCCCAAAACTTCTGGAAAACTTTGCGTCAAAGATGAACACTATCTCCTATGCAGGATGCATGACTCAGCTCTTTTTCTACTGCTTCTTTGTCAGTGCAGAATGTTACGTATTGACAGTGATGGCCtatgatcgctatgtggccatTTGCAAGCCCCTGCTGTATACAGTCACCATGTCCCCTCAAGTCTGTTCTCTGCTGGCTGTGATTGTATATGTGGGGGCATTTATTGCTGCCTGGGCCCACACAGGATGCATGCTGAAGTTGACCTTCTGCGATGCCAATACCATCAACCACTACATGTGTgacatcctccctctcctggagctctcctgCAGCAGCACTCACATCAATGAACTGGTAGTTCTCATTGTTGTGGGCTTCAATATTGTTGTGCCCAGCCTCACCATCACTGTCTCTTACTCTTTTATCCTCTCCAGCATCCTCCATATCCGTTCCACTGAAGGAAGGTCCAAAGCCTTTAGCACTTGTAGCTCACATGTAattgttgtttctgttttctttgggtCAGGGGCACTCATGTACCTTCATCCTTCTTCTGTTTTGTCCATGGACCAGGGTAAAGTGTCCGCCGTGTTCTATACCATTGTGGTGCCCATGCTCAATCCTCTGATCTACAGCTTCAGGAATAAGGAGGTTAAGGTAGCCCTGAAAAAAAGCTTGAGTAGAAAATCGTTTTCCTGA